Proteins from a genomic interval of Asterias rubens chromosome 16, eAstRub1.3, whole genome shotgun sequence:
- the LOC117301044 gene encoding uncharacterized protein LOC117301044, with protein sequence MENCSQITAISESLWKEHPQLQCKQLTPVSVIIQGASGQTLPYLGVIPISLTILGVVYDEVPAFVVPSDPYKRRVPVLVGTNVIRAARRDQNLSRGNSFMESVKKEDTAWHTAFIKTTVSEPGNHQGSIGYAKYVGRSPIVVPSGTEVDVICQAPDGPDNYTAVVEGFRQSKSSLEVGSLVADVDSNRQVPVRLCNISARPITITRNSRLAKLSSVLRIDEPSNTQFMSDKDIGVAAQLQKVKVEVANSSPSIDLSEAAIDDDLQRKQLYGLLQEYSDVFSTSSLDFGRTSTIKHTIPLVDNQPFRLPYRRIPPSQYQAVREHIHAMEETGAIRRSSSPYTSPIVIVHKKDGSLRICMDYRQLNA encoded by the coding sequence GCTCTCAGATAACTGCAATCTCAGAAAGTTTGTGGAAAGAGCATCCACAGCTACAATGCAAACAACTGACTCCAGTTTCTGTCATCATTCAAGGCGCCAGCGGACAGACTTTACCCTACCTAGGTGTCATTCCAATTTCACTGACGATTCTGGGTGTTGTTTACGATGAGGTTCCGGCCTTTGTGGTCCCATCTGACCCTTACAAGAGACGTGTTCCTGTGCTTGTTGGTACCAACGTCATTCGAGCAGCTAGAAGAGACCAGAACTTATCCAGAGGGAACTCGTTCATGGAATCCGTCAAGAAGGAAGACACGGCCTGGCATACTGCTTTCATCAAAACCACAGTTTCAGAACCAGGTAATCATCAGGGTAGCATTGGCTACGCCAAGTATGTTGGTCGTTCTCCAATTGTTGTACCATCAGGGACAGAAGTAGATGTCATTTGTCAAGCACCCGATGGTCCAGATAACTACACTGCCGTTGTTGAAGGTTTTCGTCAGAGTAAGTCCTCTCTTGAAGTCGGAAGTCTCGTTGCTGACGTTGATTCGAACCGCCAAGTGCCAGTTCGACTCTGTAATATTTCTGCAAGGCCGATTACCATCACCAGAAACTCACGACTTGCCAAACTCTCTTCAGTACTCAGAATTGATGAGCCCTCGAACACGCAATTCATGTCCGACAAAGATATAGGCGTAGCGGCACAGCTACAAAAGGTAAAAGTAGAGGTTGCCAACAGTTCTCCGTCCATAGATTTGTCTGAAGCAGCCATTGATGACGACCTTCAGAGAAAACAGCTCTATGGTCTTCTTCAGGAGTACTCTGATGTTTTCTCAACGTCTTCACTCGATTTCGGCCGAACCTCTACTATCAAGCACACCATCCCACTAGTTGATAACCAGCCTTTCCGTCTTCCTTATAGACGAATACCACCATCCCAGTATCAGGCGGTCCGAGAACACATACACGCGATGGAGGAAACAGGAGCAATTCGGCGAAGTTCTAGCCCCTACACATCTCCAATTGTCATCGTACACAAGAAAGATGGTTCACTTAGGATATGTATGGACTACAGGCAACTCAACGCTTAG